Part of the Acidimicrobiia bacterium genome, CGGCGGTCATCCGGACGTCGTCGGGGGCGTGCAGGCGCTGCGCCGCGACGTCATCGTGCTCCGCAGGGTGCTCGCTCCGGAGCGCGACATGGTGCGAGCGTTGAGCCGCATTCGCAGCCACCTCGGCCCGAGGGAGCGGCGCAGGATCGAGAGCGCCCACGACGACTACAGCCGCATCGTCGAGTCACTCGACGCCGCCAGGTCGCTCCTGGGCACGCTCCTCGAGACGTACCGGAGCACCGTCTCGGAGCGGATGAACGAGGTCATGAAAGTCCTGACGGTCTTCTCGGCGATCGTGCTGCCACTGTCGCTCATCGCAGGCATCTACGGGATGAACTTCGCCACGATGCCCGAGCTCCAGTGGCGCTGGGCGTACTTCGTGCTCCTCGGTCTCATGGCGATCGTCGCGGCAGGCCTGTGGGTCTACTTCGCCCGCCGCGGCTTCGTAGGGGGTCCGAAGGTCCCGAGGGTCGACAGGGCGATCGGCAAGGGCCTGGCAGGCTTCGTCCAACTGACCACCTCACCCATCAGAGCCGTGGTCCGCCCCTTCATGGACGACCACCACCGCTGACCGGGCGCGCAGCGGCCCCGAGGAATCCCCGGGGCCGCCGGCATGGCGTGGTGGCAACTGTCAGGGAGCGAGCACCACCGGGTACTTCCTCACGTCGATCCGGGAGCCGTCCTTTGCCGAGAACGCCCACACCTTGAGCGTCCCGCGCTGGCGCTCGGCGACGTCGTACTGGATCGTGAAGTCGAAGGTGCCCCAGCCGACACCGTTGTCCGACATG contains:
- a CDS encoding magnesium transporter CorA family protein; this translates as MLRLITVAEERVLVDEVEMAALPPRVPEGGWFWLDVTAATESEVRAIANTLRLEPFAIDDVLSPNEFPLVDDLEDQLFVVTHTLGVSGERLETLELDVFLSRSFVVTFHRVEIPGIEWTLERLLDSTAAPPQGPDAVLAVLLDISARRVQQLVDALDTEMERLEELAIGGHPDVVGGVQALRRDVIVLRRVLAPERDMVRALSRIRSHLGPRERRRIESAHDDYSRIVESLDAARSLLGTLLETYRSTVSERMNEVMKVLTVFSAIVLPLSLIAGIYGMNFATMPELQWRWAYFVLLGLMAIVAAGLWVYFARRGFVGGPKVPRVDRAIGKGLAGFVQLTTSPIRAVVRPFMDDHHR